A window of Hevea brasiliensis isolate MT/VB/25A 57/8 chromosome 14, ASM3005281v1, whole genome shotgun sequence contains these coding sequences:
- the LOC110649777 gene encoding ankyrin repeat-containing protein BDA1, with product MDQRLKDAAQAGDIEALYALIREDAFVLKRIDELPIVDTPLHIAASAGHVDFAMEIVNLKASFTRKLNPDGFSPMHLALQNGKEVMVLWLLDVDKDLVRVKARGGKTPLHDAAEIGNLLSCLDGFFDACPESIQDVTNQGDTALHIALRSKKIKAFEKLMDWLRCSIFIDAQFWQEELLNWKNKQGDTLLHIAASSDQIQVVKMLIGKRNVVKDIKNLDGETAMDILRRHLTDRDIRDMQKSASGFLSSLLKSVRFNQIQVGVKERSKITQLFLSLLVYLGRTNKETPRETRDALLLVDTLIVTATYQATLSPPGGVWQGSADMNSHIRISNSTTEATSPHFTGTSVMSSETFRLFFLANTFLFLVTSLRILMTFFQNLNKVSFTHVSIVWLLCSCIFSLIVIAPTDRLSRGFRVVFYFYIAIVVFIL from the exons ATGGACCAGAGGTTGAAGGACGCAGCTCAAGCAGGAGATATTGAGGCCTTGTATGCTTTAATCCGTGAAGATGCTTTTGTTTTGAAACGCATTGATGAGTTGCCTATTGTTGACACTCCATTACACATAGCTGCATCTGCAGGACATGTTGATTTTGCTATGGAGATTGTTAACTTGAAGGCATCGTTTACCAGGAAGCTAAACCCAGATGGGTTTAGCCCTATGCACCTGGCTTTGCAAAACGGCAAAGAAGTGATGGTGCTTTGGCTGCTAGACGTTGATAAAGACCTTGTCCGTGTAAAAGCAAGAGGGGGTAAGACTCCTTTGCACGACGCAGCCGAAATAGGCAACTTATTATCTTGTTTGGATGGATTCTTTGATGCATGCCCTGAATCCATCCAAGATGTGACCAATCAAGGTGACACGGCTCTACACATTGCATTAAGGAGCAAAAAAATTAAAGCTTTTGAAAAACTGATGGACTGGCTTAGATGCTCCATATTCATAGATgcccaattttggcaagaagaacTCCTTAACTGGAAAAACAAGCAAGGCGACACCCTGTTGCACATTGCTGCTTCAAGCGATCAAATCCAG GTAGTGAAAATGTTGATAGGAAAACGCAATGTTGTTAAGGACATCAAAAATTTGGATGGAGAGACGGCAATGGATATCCTGCGACGTCACCTAACCGACAGAGACATTAGGGATATGCAAAAGTCTGCGTCAGGATTTTTGTCATCACTGCTGAAAAGTGTCAGGTTTAATCAAATTCAAGTGGGTGTCAAGGAAAGGTCAAAAATTACCCAATTGTTTCTTTCACTTTTGGTGTATTTAGGTCGGACTAACAAAGAGACGCCAAGGGAGACTCGCGATGCACTACTACTAGTTGATACACTGATCGTAACGGCCACCTACCAGGCAACACTGAGTCCCCCTGGTGGTGTTTGGCAGGGTTCAGCAGATATGAATTCGCATATTCGCATTAGTAACTCTACCACCGAAGCAACTTCTCCACATTTTACAGGGACATCAGTCATGTCTTCGGAAACTTTTCGGTTATTTTTCCTAGCAAACACTTTCTTGTTTTTGGTAACAAGTTTACGAATTCTTATGACCTTTTTTCAAAACTTGAACAAAGTGTCGTTCACTCATGTATCTATTGTTTGGTTGCTCTGTAGCTGCATTTTTTCACTGATAGTCATAGCACCGACCGATCGGCTTTCTCGTGGTTTTCGTGTAGTTTTTTATTTCTATATAGCAATTGTAGTTTTTATATTGTAA
- the LOC131172548 gene encoding 60S ribosomal protein L23A-like has product MKAAKAVKSRPIFKKKAKMVRTEVTFHRPKTLKKERNPKYPHIRAPPRNKLDHYQILKYPLTAESAMKKIEDNNTLVFIADIRADKKKIKDLVKKMNDIQTKKVDTLIRADGTKNAHVRLTPDYDALDVANKIGII; this is encoded by the exons ATGAAAGCTGCCAAGGCTGTGAAATCAAGACCAATATTTAAGAAGAAAGCTAAAATGGTCAGGACAGAGGTCACATTCCACCGGCCCAAGACATTGAAGAAGGAGAGAAACCCAAAGTATCCGCACATCAGAGCACCACCAAGAAACAAGCTGGACCACTATCAGATTCTGAAGTATCCACTGACTGCCGAGTCTGCCATGAAAAAGATTGAGGACAACAACACACTTGTGTTTATTGCTGACATTCGTGCTGACAAGAAGAAGATCAAAGATCtagtgaagaagatgaatgacATTCAGACCAAGAAAGTCGATACTTTGATTAG GGCTGATGGAACTAAGAACGCACATGTCAGGTTGACTCCAGATTATGATGCCTTAGATGTGGCAAACAAGATTGGCATCATCTAA